A region from the Bos indicus isolate NIAB-ARS_2022 breed Sahiwal x Tharparkar chromosome 14, NIAB-ARS_B.indTharparkar_mat_pri_1.0, whole genome shotgun sequence genome encodes:
- the CRH gene encoding corticoliberin — MRLRLLVSVGVLLVALLPSPPCRALLSRGPIPGARQASQHPQPLSFFQPPPQPQEPQALPTLLRVGEEYFLRLGNLDETRAAPLSPAASPLASRSSSRLSPDKVAANFFRALLQPRRPFDSPAGPAERGTENALGSRQEAPAARKRRSQEPPISLDLTFHLLREVLEMTKADQLAQQAHNNRKLLDIAGK; from the coding sequence ATGCGACTGCGGCTGCTCGTGTCCGTGGGCGTCCTGCTGGTGGCTCTGCTGCCCTCCCCGCCATGCAGGGCCCTCCTCAGCCGGGGGCCCATCCCGGGTGCCCGGCAGGCATCacagcacccccagcccctgagTTTCTTCCAGCCGCCGCCGCAGCCCCAGGAACCCCAGGCTCTGCCCACCCTACTCCGTGTTGGGGAGGAATACTTCCTCCGCCTGGGTAACCTCGATGAGACCCGGGCTGCTCCGCTCTCTCCCGCCGCCTCGCCTCTCgccagcagaagcagcagtcgCCTTTCTCCGGACAAGGTGGCCGCCAACTTTTTCCGAGCGCTGCTGCAGCCCCGGCGCCCATTCGACAGCCCAGCGGGTCCCGCGGAACGCGGCACGGAGAACGCCCTCGGCAGCCGCCAGGAGGCGCCGGCCGCCAGGAAGAGGCGATCCCAGGAACCTCCCATCTCCCTGGATCTCACCTTCCACCTCCTCCGAGAAGTCTTGGAAATGACCAAGGCCGATCAGTTAGCACAGCAAGCTCATAACAACAGGAAACTGTTGGACATTGCTGGGAAATGA